A single genomic interval of Haloterrigena salifodinae harbors:
- a CDS encoding YcaO-like family protein: MNVHVVGDDPVREAVVTALGDVDVTVEDATADDLEDARFAVVSDVAGAATFRRANAAARAGDTPWIAVEVGGVGGQPLAAVDAAVSGFAPATGCFDCLRQRVAANIAEGERSDRPQADRSTARLAGALAGRECVRVLSGDDRSVIGHVLELPHARRRVLPVPGCECQTDTRDRSLERDDDDALALDAAVEHAEAAIDDRVGIVRTIGEIESFPAPYYLATTTDTQGFSDASAPTQAAGVADDWNAALMKAVGEGLERYCAGVYRDDEFVRASEDDLENAVSPTALVRPDGAPAYDASDEHRWVPGEDLATGDDVHLPADAVQFPQPADGRGLVPGITTGLGLGSSTVDALLSGLTEVIERDATMLAWYSTFDPLGLTVDDDGFTVLARRARGEGLSVTPLLVTQDVDVPVVAVAVHRDPDALEGAVDPTADEWPAFAVGSAADLDATAAARSALEEALQNWMELRNLGPEEVGDASGAIGEYAAFPEVVRGFVDVERTVSAESVGPETAPEGRAALTELVERTTDADLTPYAARLTTRDVAETGFEAVRVVVPGAQPLFTGEPFFGERAWTVPAELGFEPRLERVFHPYP, translated from the coding sequence ATGAACGTACACGTCGTCGGTGACGATCCGGTCCGCGAGGCGGTCGTCACCGCACTCGGAGACGTCGACGTCACCGTCGAAGACGCGACAGCCGACGACCTCGAGGACGCCCGCTTCGCGGTCGTCAGCGACGTGGCCGGCGCGGCCACGTTCCGCCGAGCGAACGCCGCCGCGCGCGCCGGCGACACGCCGTGGATCGCCGTCGAGGTCGGCGGCGTCGGCGGCCAGCCACTCGCCGCCGTCGACGCGGCCGTCTCGGGCTTCGCGCCCGCGACGGGCTGTTTCGACTGTCTCCGCCAGCGCGTCGCCGCGAACATAGCGGAGGGCGAGCGAAGCGACCGGCCCCAGGCCGACCGCAGCACGGCTCGTCTCGCCGGCGCGCTCGCGGGCCGGGAGTGCGTCCGCGTCCTGTCGGGCGACGACCGGTCGGTGATCGGCCACGTCCTCGAACTGCCCCACGCGAGGCGGCGGGTCCTCCCCGTTCCCGGCTGTGAGTGTCAGACCGACACGCGGGACCGGTCCCTCGAGCGCGACGATGACGACGCGCTCGCCCTCGACGCGGCCGTCGAGCACGCCGAGGCGGCGATCGACGACCGCGTCGGCATCGTCAGGACCATCGGCGAGATCGAATCGTTCCCCGCGCCCTACTACCTGGCGACGACGACCGACACGCAGGGGTTCAGCGACGCGAGCGCGCCGACGCAGGCGGCCGGCGTCGCCGATGACTGGAACGCGGCGCTGATGAAAGCCGTCGGCGAGGGCCTCGAGCGCTACTGCGCCGGCGTCTACCGGGACGACGAGTTCGTCCGTGCCAGCGAGGACGACCTCGAGAACGCAGTCTCGCCGACGGCGCTCGTGCGCCCGGACGGTGCACCCGCCTACGACGCGAGCGACGAGCACCGGTGGGTGCCGGGCGAGGACCTCGCGACCGGCGACGACGTCCACCTGCCGGCTGACGCGGTCCAGTTCCCGCAACCCGCAGACGGTCGGGGGCTCGTCCCCGGCATCACGACGGGGCTCGGACTCGGCTCGTCGACTGTCGACGCCCTGCTCTCGGGCCTGACGGAGGTCATCGAGCGGGACGCGACGATGCTCGCGTGGTACTCGACGTTTGACCCGCTCGGGCTGACCGTCGACGACGACGGCTTCACCGTCCTCGCCCGGCGCGCGCGCGGCGAGGGGCTATCGGTGACGCCGCTGCTGGTCACCCAGGACGTCGATGTCCCGGTCGTCGCCGTCGCCGTCCACCGCGATCCGGACGCCCTCGAGGGCGCCGTCGATCCGACGGCCGACGAGTGGCCGGCCTTCGCCGTCGGCTCCGCGGCCGACCTCGACGCGACGGCCGCCGCGCGCTCGGCGCTCGAGGAGGCGCTGCAGAACTGGATGGAACTGCGGAATCTCGGCCCCGAGGAGGTCGGCGACGCCTCGGGCGCCATTGGGGAGTACGCGGCGTTCCCCGAGGTCGTTCGCGGGTTCGTCGACGTTGAGCGGACGGTTTCGGCCGAAAGCGTTGGTCCGGAGACCGCGCCCGAGGGTCGGGCGGCGCTGACGGAACTCGTCGAGCGGACGACCGACGCCGACCTGACGCCGTATGCGGCGCGGCTGACGACGCGAGACGTCGCGGAGACCGGCTTCGAGGCGGTCAGGGTCGTCGTACCTGGCGCCCAGCCGCTGTTCACCGGCGAGCCGTTCTTCGGCGAGCGGGCGTGGACGGTGCCGGCGGAGCTTGGCTTCGAACCGCGCCTCGAGCGCGTGTTCCATCCCTATCCGTGA
- a CDS encoding cupin domain-containing protein, which yields MDKTAIDDVDIERNPMEVHSVRRPISQALGFTDFAMNYFELEPGESFSGGLHTHHDQEEVFYVQAGTVTFDTRSPGDEADGREVTVEAGEVIRFAPGEFQHGYNDSDESVVGFAFGAPKARHDWGQIESLLYCRECEAEVGHGLELTDEGAFRMTCTECGNSFVAD from the coding sequence ATGGACAAGACCGCGATCGACGACGTGGATATCGAACGCAATCCGATGGAGGTTCACTCCGTCAGACGGCCGATTTCGCAGGCGCTCGGCTTCACGGACTTCGCGATGAACTACTTCGAACTCGAGCCCGGTGAGTCCTTCTCCGGCGGGCTCCACACCCACCACGACCAGGAGGAGGTCTTCTACGTACAGGCGGGGACGGTGACATTCGACACACGCTCGCCGGGCGACGAGGCGGACGGGCGGGAGGTCACCGTCGAGGCGGGCGAGGTGATCCGCTTCGCGCCGGGAGAGTTCCAGCACGGCTACAACGACTCGGACGAGTCGGTCGTCGGCTTCGCCTTCGGCGCACCGAAAGCGAGACACGACTGGGGCCAGATCGAGTCGCTGCTCTACTGCCGGGAGTGCGAAGCTGAGGTCGGACACGGCCTCGAGCTCACCGACGAGGGAGCCTTTCGCATGACCTGTACCGAGTGCGGAAACTCGTTCGTCGCCGACTGA
- a CDS encoding MATE family efflux transporter, giving the protein MSLADRLSTLFKGREEFDLTEGSIARPLFYLSLPIIVTNLLQTAYNLFDTFWLGQYKTETLAAISFAFPMVFLLISVGMGLSVAGSVLVAQHIGAGEEREAEYAASQTVALSLLGATLIGVVGYGFVRELLGLLGASRDVLPLATDYMQVISLGMPFMFGFFVFIALMRGYGDTITPMLVMFGSVLLNVVIDPFLIFGWGPFPELGIQGAAIATVFSRGLALAVGLAIMFRGSRGVKIRLGQMRPDLSYARKLVEIGIPASVEGMGRALSINLLLVIVAFFPDTVVAAYGVGTRVFSVIFLPAVAVARGVETMTGQNVGAGKPDRAADAANFAARVMFVVLGALGVVAWLGARPIIAVFTTDPEVVDIGVSFLRYVAPSFGFIGVMRAYNGSFRGTGKTLTAAAIVLVIYAGIRLPTAYGLSRAIGYEGIWIAFAVSNAVGAALAYGWYRRGTWRDAGVRDAEPGASQGVADDLDLEETSTDD; this is encoded by the coding sequence ATGAGCCTCGCGGATCGCCTCTCGACCCTCTTCAAGGGCCGCGAGGAGTTCGACCTGACCGAGGGCAGCATCGCGCGGCCGCTGTTCTACCTCTCCTTGCCGATCATCGTCACGAACCTGTTGCAGACCGCCTACAACCTCTTCGACACGTTCTGGCTCGGCCAGTACAAGACGGAGACGCTGGCGGCGATCAGCTTCGCGTTCCCGATGGTCTTTCTGCTGATCTCGGTCGGGATGGGGCTGTCGGTCGCCGGGAGCGTCCTCGTCGCCCAGCACATCGGCGCGGGCGAGGAGCGCGAGGCGGAGTACGCCGCCTCCCAGACGGTCGCGCTGTCGCTGCTAGGCGCCACCCTCATCGGAGTCGTCGGCTACGGCTTCGTCAGGGAACTTCTGGGGCTGCTGGGTGCTTCCCGTGACGTGTTGCCGCTGGCGACCGACTACATGCAGGTCATCTCGCTCGGCATGCCCTTTATGTTCGGCTTCTTCGTCTTCATCGCGCTCATGCGGGGCTACGGGGACACGATCACGCCGATGCTCGTCATGTTCGGCTCGGTGTTGCTCAACGTCGTCATCGACCCGTTCCTGATCTTCGGCTGGGGGCCGTTCCCCGAACTCGGCATTCAGGGCGCGGCGATCGCGACCGTCTTCTCCCGGGGGCTCGCCCTCGCCGTCGGCCTCGCGATCATGTTTCGCGGCTCGAGGGGCGTCAAGATCCGACTGGGGCAGATGCGGCCGGACCTCTCGTACGCGCGGAAACTCGTCGAGATCGGCATTCCGGCGTCGGTCGAGGGGATGGGCCGGGCGCTGTCGATCAACCTGCTGTTGGTCATCGTCGCGTTCTTCCCGGACACGGTCGTCGCCGCCTACGGCGTCGGGACGCGCGTGTTTTCGGTCATCTTCCTGCCGGCGGTGGCGGTCGCCCGCGGGGTCGAGACGATGACCGGCCAGAACGTCGGCGCCGGCAAACCGGACCGCGCTGCGGACGCCGCTAACTTCGCCGCTCGAGTGATGTTCGTCGTGCTGGGCGCCCTCGGCGTCGTGGCGTGGCTCGGGGCGCGGCCGATTATCGCCGTGTTCACCACCGATCCAGAGGTCGTCGACATCGGCGTCTCCTTCCTGCGGTACGTCGCGCCGTCGTTCGGTTTCATCGGCGTGATGCGGGCGTACAACGGGAGTTTCCGGGGCACCGGCAAGACCCTCACGGCGGCGGCGATCGTCCTCGTGATCTACGCCGGCATCCGCCTCCCGACCGCCTACGGCCTCTCGAGGGCGATCGGCTACGAGGGGATCTGGATCGCCTTCGCCGTCTCGAACGCCGTCGGCGCCGCCCTCGCCTACGGCTGGTATCGCCGGGGCACCTGGCGGGACGCCGGCGTGCGCGATGCCGAACCCGGCGCTTCCCAGGGCGTCGCCGACGACCTCGATCTCGAGGAGACGAGCACCGACGACTGA
- a CDS encoding cation:proton antiporter: protein MVEAVNIDILSLLLVLTVAWIFGGVAERFGYPTMMGELFAGIAFGPPLLGLLHPSELLTVLAELGVFLLMVFVGMEVDLRELFRLGPQSLLIAFGAFVIPFGLGYGAGIALDVSVGAALFLGLAMAATSLATKSRILADLELLDTRIANVLLGGALASDVGVLVAFAGVDSYVTAGAFDATEIGLILAKALAFFVITLLLGYRFLPVAWHHIERQRERYGFVDRTTAFTFALLVSMLFAYLATLAELHMIIGGFMAGMFLRQADVEPDLYEHMHTVIYDLAMGLFAPVFFVTVGFDITFGVFFDSLGVLIALVAIAFLGKIVGSWLFSLPTSLTSREGLVVGFGMNGRGTVEIIIATVALEAGVIDTQMFSILVFIAIFTTALVPVTVTWGVRLLERADELVYVDAVSSD from the coding sequence ATGGTCGAAGCCGTTAACATCGATATTCTAAGCCTCCTGCTCGTCCTGACGGTCGCCTGGATCTTCGGCGGGGTCGCCGAGCGCTTCGGTTACCCGACGATGATGGGGGAGCTGTTCGCCGGCATCGCGTTCGGCCCACCGTTGCTGGGACTGTTACACCCTTCGGAGCTGCTGACCGTCCTCGCCGAGCTCGGCGTGTTCCTCCTGATGGTGTTCGTCGGGATGGAGGTCGACCTCCGGGAACTGTTCCGGCTCGGGCCGCAGTCACTGCTGATCGCCTTCGGCGCGTTCGTCATCCCGTTCGGGCTGGGCTACGGCGCGGGGATCGCGCTCGACGTTTCCGTCGGCGCGGCCCTGTTCCTCGGGCTCGCGATGGCCGCCACGTCGCTGGCCACGAAGTCCCGCATCCTTGCGGACCTCGAACTGCTGGACACGCGGATCGCGAACGTGTTGCTCGGGGGAGCGCTGGCCTCCGACGTGGGGGTGCTCGTCGCGTTCGCCGGCGTCGACAGCTACGTCACCGCCGGCGCGTTCGACGCGACCGAGATCGGACTGATCCTCGCTAAGGCGCTCGCCTTCTTCGTGATCACGCTCCTGCTTGGCTATCGCTTCCTGCCCGTCGCGTGGCACCACATCGAGCGCCAGCGCGAGCGGTACGGCTTCGTCGACCGGACGACCGCCTTCACCTTCGCCCTGCTCGTTTCGATGCTGTTCGCCTACCTGGCGACACTCGCGGAACTGCACATGATCATCGGCGGCTTCATGGCCGGCATGTTCCTCCGGCAGGCCGACGTCGAGCCGGACCTGTACGAGCACATGCACACCGTCATCTACGACCTCGCGATGGGGCTGTTCGCGCCCGTCTTCTTCGTGACGGTCGGATTCGACATCACGTTCGGCGTGTTCTTCGATTCGCTGGGCGTCCTGATCGCCCTCGTCGCCATCGCCTTCCTCGGAAAGATCGTCGGCTCCTGGCTCTTCTCCCTGCCGACGTCGCTGACATCGAGAGAGGGGCTCGTCGTCGGGTTCGGGATGAACGGACGGGGAACCGTCGAGATCATCATCGCCACCGTCGCCCTCGAGGCCGGCGTCATCGACACGCAGATGTTCTCGATCCTGGTCTTCATCGCGATCTTCACCACCGCACTCGTCCCCGTCACGGTCACTTGGGGCGTGCGCCTGCTCGAGCGGGCCGACGAACTCGTCTACGTCGACGCGGTCTCGAGCGACTGA
- the cmk gene encoding (d)CMP kinase: protein MSTGATTTVEIDTTLFITVSGPPGCGATTLCEQLADAMGCPYVSGGEVFRELAEDRDMNLNQLTAKADESDDIDRAIDQRLQQIAEKWGMANKPFILESRLAGWLAGERADLRIWLDAPEDVRLERIEERVETEAEMRVREVSEAGRYQSYYDIDIDDREFYDLNINTARWGKEAVFNLVRTALEEYDPNVDEGAFSTPDLNP from the coding sequence ATGTCCACGGGAGCGACGACGACGGTCGAGATCGACACGACACTGTTCATCACCGTCTCCGGCCCGCCGGGCTGTGGCGCGACGACGCTGTGCGAGCAACTCGCCGACGCGATGGGCTGTCCGTACGTCTCGGGCGGCGAGGTCTTCCGCGAACTCGCCGAGGACCGAGACATGAACCTGAACCAGCTGACGGCGAAGGCAGACGAGTCCGACGATATCGACCGTGCGATTGACCAGCGCCTCCAGCAGATCGCCGAGAAGTGGGGGATGGCGAACAAACCCTTCATCCTCGAGTCCCGGCTGGCGGGCTGGCTGGCCGGCGAGCGCGCGGACCTGCGGATCTGGCTCGACGCGCCCGAGGACGTCCGCCTCGAGCGCATCGAGGAGCGTGTCGAGACCGAGGCCGAGATGCGGGTTCGCGAAGTCAGCGAGGCCGGCCGCTATCAGTCGTACTACGATATCGATATCGACGACCGCGAGTTCTACGACCTCAATATCAACACGGCCCGGTGGGGGAAGGAGGCCGTCTTCAACCTCGTCCGCACCGCGCTCGAGGAGTACGATCCCAACGTCGACGAGGGAGCGTTCTCGACGCCGGATCTGAACCCGTAG
- a CDS encoding AMP-binding protein, which produces MAYTVTLEGETYDAASESFAWEVPDDFNAAADLVGKHDGERVALYQVDDDGGHEEYTFDDLDERSNAVANALKARGLEREDRVAVVVPQKPANVLTHLACWKLGAVSLPLSVLFGDDALRYRLTDSEARVAVVDASQWPTMREVAPDCPALEYVFVVDDGESVDGDADEAALEDVTVERFDEAVDWGETAFDRADTDVDTPAIVMYTSGSTGEPKGVLHTHGVWLGHCPAFQMYFERDVRDGVYWTPADWAWIGALGDLVFPAWHYGRPVVGYPMGSFDPERAYELMEAFDVTNAFVPPTAIRMLMGVDEPTERYDLSLEAICSGGEPLTREILEWADEELVGVVVNELYGQTEANLLVTNCREWFPAKAGSMGKPVPGHDVAVLEPETGERVEQGDIGEIAVRRGDDPVIFEEYWNEPEKTERVTLEDGPEGDAWHLTGDLAERDEDGYLWFTSRDDDLIITSGYRVAPREVEETILTHETVEQVGVVGAPDETRGEIIKAVVQPVSGETGSDELRGEIRALVREKLAEYEYPREIEFVDELPTTTTGKIRRTELA; this is translated from the coding sequence ATGGCGTACACCGTCACGCTCGAGGGCGAGACGTACGACGCGGCGTCCGAATCGTTCGCATGGGAGGTGCCGGACGACTTCAACGCGGCCGCGGATCTGGTCGGAAAACACGACGGCGAGCGGGTCGCGCTGTACCAGGTCGACGACGACGGCGGGCACGAGGAATACACGTTCGACGATCTCGACGAGCGGTCGAACGCCGTCGCGAACGCACTCAAGGCCCGCGGTCTCGAGCGCGAGGATCGAGTTGCGGTCGTCGTCCCGCAAAAGCCCGCGAACGTCCTGACGCACCTCGCGTGCTGGAAGCTCGGCGCGGTCTCGCTGCCGCTGTCGGTGCTGTTCGGCGACGACGCGCTCCGCTATCGGCTGACCGACAGCGAGGCCCGCGTCGCCGTCGTCGACGCGAGCCAGTGGCCGACGATGCGTGAGGTCGCGCCCGACTGTCCCGCCCTCGAGTACGTGTTCGTCGTCGACGACGGAGAATCAGTCGACGGAGACGCGGACGAGGCGGCGCTCGAGGACGTAACCGTCGAACGGTTCGACGAGGCCGTCGACTGGGGGGAGACAGCGTTCGACCGCGCCGACACCGACGTCGACACCCCCGCGATCGTCATGTACACGAGCGGCAGCACCGGCGAGCCGAAGGGCGTGCTCCACACCCACGGCGTCTGGCTCGGCCACTGTCCCGCGTTTCAGATGTACTTCGAGCGCGACGTCCGCGACGGCGTCTACTGGACGCCTGCCGACTGGGCCTGGATCGGCGCGCTCGGCGACCTCGTCTTCCCCGCCTGGCACTACGGACGGCCCGTCGTCGGCTACCCGATGGGGTCGTTCGATCCCGAGCGGGCCTACGAGCTCATGGAGGCGTTCGACGTGACGAACGCGTTCGTCCCGCCGACCGCGATCCGGATGCTCATGGGCGTCGACGAGCCGACCGAGCGGTACGACCTCTCGCTCGAAGCGATCTGCTCGGGCGGCGAACCGCTGACTCGCGAGATCCTCGAGTGGGCCGACGAGGAACTCGTCGGTGTGGTCGTCAACGAACTCTACGGCCAGACGGAGGCGAACCTGCTCGTGACGAACTGTCGGGAGTGGTTCCCCGCGAAGGCGGGTAGCATGGGAAAGCCGGTGCCGGGCCACGACGTCGCCGTCCTCGAGCCGGAGACGGGCGAGCGAGTCGAACAGGGCGACATCGGCGAGATTGCGGTCCGTCGCGGCGACGACCCCGTGATTTTCGAGGAGTACTGGAACGAGCCGGAGAAGACCGAGCGGGTGACGCTCGAGGACGGCCCGGAGGGCGACGCCTGGCACCTGACTGGCGATCTGGCGGAGCGCGACGAAGACGGATATCTGTGGTTCACCTCGCGGGACGACGATCTGATCATCACGAGCGGCTACCGGGTCGCGCCGCGGGAAGTCGAGGAAACGATCCTCACACACGAGACGGTCGAACAGGTCGGCGTCGTCGGCGCCCCCGACGAGACTCGCGGAGAGATCATCAAGGCGGTCGTCCAGCCTGTTTCAGGGGAGACGGGTTCGGACGAACTGCGGGGCGAGATTCGGGCCCTCGTCCGCGAGAAGTTAGCTGAGTACGAGTATCCGCGCGAGATCGAGTTCGTCGACGAACTGCCGACCACGACGACCGGCAAGATCCGGCGGACGGAACTGGCCTGA
- a CDS encoding SPFH domain-containing protein — protein sequence MTPLSVYPAQTVAEDPLLVVGALVFVVVVATVWSMVEIVDAYDRGALTVLGEYRKLLEPGLNIVPPFVSRVYTFDMRTQTIDVPSQEAITRDNSPVTADAVVYIRVMDAKRAFLEVDDYERAVSNLAQTTLRAVIGDMELDDTLSRREMINERIRQELDEPTDEWGIRVESVEVREVTPSKGVKGAMEEQTSAERRRRAMILEAQGERRSAVEQAEGDKQSNIIRAQGEKQSQILEAQGDAISTVLRAKSAESMGERAVIEKGMETLADIGQGESTTFVMPQELTSLVGRYGSHLTGSDVERDGQQLESLEFDEETRELIGLDDISEMLGEIEDVEMDVEAMEQEAQAIQEGEDMPSETGETIDIAETRQETDGDGDGDSDDD from the coding sequence ATGACGCCGCTTTCAGTCTACCCCGCGCAAACGGTCGCCGAGGATCCGCTGCTGGTCGTCGGCGCGCTCGTTTTCGTCGTCGTAGTCGCCACCGTCTGGTCGATGGTTGAGATCGTCGACGCCTACGACAGGGGCGCGCTCACCGTCCTCGGCGAGTATCGCAAACTGCTCGAACCGGGGCTGAACATCGTCCCGCCGTTCGTCTCGCGGGTCTACACCTTCGACATGCGGACCCAGACGATCGACGTGCCCAGTCAGGAGGCGATCACGCGGGACAACTCGCCCGTCACGGCCGACGCCGTCGTCTACATTCGCGTGATGGACGCCAAGCGCGCGTTCCTCGAGGTCGACGACTACGAGCGCGCGGTTTCGAACCTGGCCCAGACGACGCTGCGCGCCGTGATCGGCGATATGGAACTCGACGACACGCTCTCCCGCCGCGAGATGATCAACGAGCGGATCCGCCAGGAACTGGACGAACCCACCGACGAGTGGGGGATCCGCGTCGAATCGGTCGAGGTCCGCGAGGTCACGCCCTCGAAGGGCGTCAAGGGCGCGATGGAGGAACAGACCTCCGCCGAGCGCCGCCGGCGCGCCATGATCCTCGAGGCCCAGGGTGAACGCCGCAGCGCCGTCGAACAGGCGGAGGGTGACAAGCAGTCGAACATCATCCGCGCCCAGGGTGAAAAGCAGAGCCAGATCCTCGAGGCGCAAGGTGACGCGATATCGACCGTGCTGCGGGCGAAATCCGCCGAATCGATGGGCGAACGCGCTGTCATCGAGAAGGGAATGGAGACGCTCGCCGACATCGGCCAGGGCGAGTCGACGACCTTCGTCATGCCCCAGGAACTTACCTCGCTGGTCGGCCGCTACGGGTCCCACCTCACCGGGAGTGACGTCGAGAGGGACGGTCAACAGCTCGAGAGCCTCGAGTTCGACGAGGAAACCCGCGAACTGATCGGGCTAGACGATATCTCCGAAATGCTCGGCGAGATCGAGGACGTCGAGATGGACGTCGAGGCGATGGAACAGGAGGCCCAGGCGATCCAGGAGGGCGAGGACATGCCCTCGGAGACCGGCGAGACGATCGACATCGCCGAGACCCGCCAGGAGACGGACGGCGACGGCGACGGCGACTCCGACGACGACTGA
- a CDS encoding sodium/proline symporter: protein MSSPLAPLPLQGGIPVADDPIILGFGAAYLFIVVLIGVWGWMRTESTSDFLITGKSVGTWVLAMTAFSVIQSGFGFVGGPELVYAYGTTALWIFFTAPLGFLLTWIVLAKRMRLLADVRNVLTLADGMYVRYESDTVRGLTGLAVIVGVVAYLATNLAALQFVMRAIFGVPVIWGLLGGALILLLYSMLGGMIAGVWTDFLQALTMITGAVFVFAYALSFGGGMENISRNLASADPNLVSPFGAMGGATTAVLVGIAWWILFSVGSAGQPHLITKFYMSRDMTILKWGAPIAAISYAISSLIAFSAGFSMRAMVEAGEIGETFSASEVGPVFVLEQTPSVVAGLILAALLAAIMSTSDSFLNIGAAAVSRDIPRALGRPIEDDRTELRVTQGALAGLTILSTGVVYFSDTLVGILGTIGWGFFAAAFVPIAVFGLNWKGATKEGAIVAILGGLAVNILFSALPMVLEIAGLDGWASLIMAFYVFPDVFPVGTVALLVAIILFVGVSLVTQTRHTVPSDLHALIER, encoded by the coding sequence ATGAGTAGTCCGCTCGCGCCGCTGCCCCTCCAGGGGGGGATTCCCGTCGCCGACGACCCCATCATCCTCGGGTTCGGCGCGGCGTACCTGTTCATCGTCGTCCTGATCGGCGTCTGGGGCTGGATGCGGACCGAGTCGACGAGCGATTTCCTGATCACCGGCAAGAGCGTCGGCACGTGGGTGCTCGCGATGACCGCGTTCTCGGTGATCCAGTCGGGCTTCGGCTTCGTCGGCGGCCCCGAACTGGTCTACGCGTACGGCACGACCGCGCTGTGGATCTTCTTCACCGCGCCGCTCGGGTTCCTGCTGACGTGGATCGTCCTCGCAAAGCGGATGCGACTGCTGGCGGACGTCCGCAACGTGCTGACGCTGGCCGACGGGATGTACGTCCGCTACGAGAGCGACACCGTCCGGGGGCTGACCGGCCTCGCGGTGATCGTCGGCGTCGTCGCCTACCTCGCGACGAACCTCGCGGCGCTGCAGTTCGTCATGCGCGCCATCTTCGGCGTCCCCGTCATCTGGGGGCTGCTCGGCGGGGCTCTCATCCTGCTGCTCTATAGCATGCTCGGGGGGATGATCGCGGGCGTCTGGACGGACTTCCTGCAGGCGCTCACCATGATCACCGGCGCGGTCTTCGTTTTCGCGTACGCGCTGTCGTTCGGCGGTGGCATGGAGAACATCTCGCGGAACTTGGCGAGCGCGGATCCGAACCTGGTCTCGCCGTTCGGCGCGATGGGCGGCGCGACGACGGCCGTCCTCGTCGGTATCGCGTGGTGGATCCTGTTCTCCGTCGGCTCGGCCGGCCAGCCCCACCTCATCACGAAGTTCTACATGAGCCGCGACATGACGATCCTCAAGTGGGGCGCCCCCATCGCCGCCATCTCCTACGCGATCTCGAGCCTGATCGCCTTCTCCGCCGGGTTCTCGATGCGCGCAATGGTTGAGGCCGGCGAGATCGGGGAGACGTTCAGCGCCAGCGAGGTTGGACCGGTGTTCGTCCTGGAGCAGACGCCGAGCGTCGTCGCCGGGCTGATCCTCGCGGCGCTGCTGGCGGCGATCATGTCCACCAGCGACTCGTTCCTCAACATCGGCGCGGCCGCGGTCTCGCGGGACATCCCGCGAGCGCTCGGTCGCCCGATCGAGGACGACAGGACGGAACTGCGCGTCACGCAGGGCGCGCTGGCCGGACTGACGATCCTCTCGACCGGCGTCGTCTACTTCTCGGACACGCTCGTCGGTATCCTCGGAACGATCGGCTGGGGCTTCTTCGCCGCCGCGTTCGTCCCCATCGCCGTCTTCGGCCTGAACTGGAAGGGCGCGACGAAGGAGGGGGCGATCGTCGCGATTCTCGGCGGTCTCGCCGTTAACATCCTCTTCAGTGCGCTTCCGATGGTCCTAGAGATCGCCGGGCTCGATGGATGGGCGTCGCTCATCATGGCGTTCTACGTCTTCCCCGACGTGTTCCCCGTCGGAACGGTCGCGCTGCTGGTAGCGATCATCCTGTTCGTCGGCGTCTCGCTAGTGACCCAGACCAGACACACCGTCCCGAGCGACCTCCACGCGCTGATCGAACGATGA